A single genomic interval of Streptococcus suis harbors:
- a CDS encoding competence protein CoiA: protein MLVALDEDGQVFNVLENPAPQGSFTCPVCGGLVRYKSGKVLRSHFAHVSLRDCSYFSENESAQHLSLKSSLYNWLAKNELVELEKCLPKIGQVADLLVNNSLALEVQCSSLPITRLQARTIAYHVAGYQVVWLLGKDLWLKGRLTNLHKQFLSFSMNMGFHLWELDDEKNELRLRYLIHEDLRGKVHCLTKTFPFGQGNLLDILRLPFSKQTLSSMTCPMDEDLPRYIAQQLYYKSPKWLALQAVAYGRGENLLTKTALDWYPHYRLPRSAIGFAQIKQDLTPIYQAFDLFYDKAKEKRKQILYPPIMYR, encoded by the coding sequence ATGTTAGTTGCACTTGATGAAGATGGACAAGTTTTTAATGTCTTGGAAAATCCTGCGCCGCAAGGCAGTTTTACTTGTCCAGTTTGTGGAGGCCTGGTCCGATACAAGTCCGGAAAGGTTCTGCGTTCGCACTTTGCCCATGTTTCCCTGCGGGATTGTAGTTACTTCTCCGAGAATGAGTCCGCCCAGCACCTGTCACTTAAGTCCAGTCTCTATAACTGGTTGGCTAAAAACGAACTGGTTGAACTTGAAAAATGCCTGCCAAAGATTGGCCAGGTCGCTGATTTATTGGTCAATAATAGTCTGGCCTTGGAAGTTCAATGTTCTAGCCTCCCCATTACTCGTTTGCAGGCGAGAACAATAGCCTATCATGTTGCAGGTTATCAGGTTGTTTGGTTGCTTGGCAAGGATTTGTGGCTCAAGGGACGACTGACCAATTTGCACAAGCAATTTCTCTCCTTTAGTATGAACATGGGTTTTCATCTGTGGGAGTTGGATGATGAGAAGAATGAGTTAAGACTTCGTTATCTCATTCATGAAGACTTGCGAGGCAAGGTGCATTGTCTGACCAAGACCTTTCCCTTTGGTCAGGGAAACTTACTGGATATATTACGTTTACCTTTTTCCAAGCAAACCCTATCTAGTATGACTTGTCCAATGGATGAGGATTTGCCTCGCTACATTGCTCAACAGCTTTATTACAAATCCCCCAAATGGCTCGCCCTACAAGCAGTGGCTTATGGACGTGGAGAAAATCTACTAACCAAGACAGCACTAGACTGGTATCCCCACTATCGTCTGCCCCGCTCTGCCATTGGCTTTGCCCAAATCAAACAAGACCTGACACCGATTTACCAAGCATTTGATCTATTTTACGACAAAGCAAAAGAAAAGAGAAAACAAATCTTGTATCCACCTATAATGTATAGATAA